A single Bacillus marinisedimentorum DNA region contains:
- a CDS encoding peroxiredoxin yields MAERMVAKQSPRFEMDAVMPNKEFGKVSLEDMMKQDKWTVLFFYPMDFTFVCPTEITALSDAHDQFEDLDAEVIGVSTDTIHTHLAWINTSRDDNGLGDLKYPLAADTNHTVSRDFGVLIEEEGIALRGLFIINPEGELVYSVVHHNDVGRSVEETIRVLQALQTGGLCPANWKPGQETL; encoded by the coding sequence ATGGCAGAACGTATGGTAGCGAAACAATCTCCGCGTTTTGAAATGGACGCGGTAATGCCAAACAAGGAGTTCGGTAAAGTAAGCCTTGAGGACATGATGAAGCAGGACAAGTGGACGGTATTGTTCTTCTATCCAATGGACTTCACTTTCGTGTGTCCTACAGAAATCACTGCTCTTTCTGACGCACATGATCAGTTTGAAGACCTTGATGCAGAAGTAATCGGCGTTTCCACTGATACAATTCACACTCATCTGGCGTGGATCAACACATCCCGTGACGACAACGGACTTGGCGATTTGAAATATCCGCTTGCTGCTGATACGAATCATACTGTATCCCGCGACTTCGGTGTCTTGATTGAAGAAGAAGGTATCGCGCTTCGCGGCCTGTTCATCATCAACCCTGAAGGTGAACTTGTATATTCTGTCGTTCACCATAACGATGTCGGACGCAGTGTCGAGGAAACAATCCGTGTCCTTCAAGCACTTCAAACAGGCGGTCTTTGCCCGGCAAACTGGAAGCCTGGCCAGGAAACACTTTAA